CCCAAGGCGGCCGAGGGCCTCAAGTCTGTTTGGCATGGTGGAGAGGAGAGAAAGGAGGTTTATGATGCCTATTTGGAGCAGTTTGAAAGGGATATGGAATCATTCTTGCAGTGTAGGGCTGTGGAAATGGTGGAAGGTGGAGTTATGGCTCTTTTAATTCCTTCAGTTCCTGCTTATTGGGACCCACAAAAGGAGTACACCGTTGGGTCGTTGGCCGACCTTCTCAGATCTTCCCTCCTCGACATGGCCAAAAAGGTCAAATCTACATTTTTTGcgtatattcttatttttattcataacaACAATCGATATTAAAAACTTTGACCAAGTCAATGAAATTGACTATACTATATTGACTTTCACAGGGAAAATTGAGTAAGGAAAAGTCAGAGACATTCAACATTCCATATAACGTTCCCACTCCAGGAGAAGTAAGGGCCATATTGCAAAAGAGCAATAGTTTCACATTAGAGAGAATGGAGAGTTTGAAGAGTGGGACATTGCTCAATGTTGATGGCCACGTGGCATTTTTTAGGGCAgttcatcaaaatttacttACATACGAATTTGGAGCTGAAACCATCAATGAAACGTTCGACCTTTTCAAGAAGAAACTCCAAGCTTCGCCAGTTTACGCAGATCCTTCTAATGATAGATCTCTTGTGGTTGTTGCTATCCTCAAGCGGAACAATGTTTAGTACTTTGGTCACCGATTTTGTTGTCGGAGGCATCAATAATTCTGTTGTAtcactataaaaataatttggggCTTTGGGATTTATATGGTATATCTACATAAtgtaatatgaattttatcttacaaaataaagtttgttgctTATGTGTTCCTAATTAACTCATTCCGCCCACTACCAggactatttttttatggacaaatatatagtacataaatgaataaaattattggccgtcaatatcacgaa
The genomic region above belongs to Salvia hispanica cultivar TCC Black 2014 chromosome 3, UniMelb_Shisp_WGS_1.0, whole genome shotgun sequence and contains:
- the LOC125212188 gene encoding loganic acid O-methyltransferase-like, which encodes MGSSKVSGHLSMNGGDGAHSYVKNSSYQRGILEAATAIIEEEIATKLDISTNNFCIADFGCSTGNNSFPAMHTIIEAVRKNYESSDLKTPEFVVCFSDLVSNDFNTLFSSLPPGRSYKAAAVAGDFHGRLLLPSSVHFTYCSWSLHWLTEVPKAAEGLKSVWHGGEERKEVYDAYLEQFERDMESFLQCRAVEMVEGGVMALLIPSVPAYWDPQKEYTVGSLADLLRSSLLDMAKKGKLSKEKSETFNIPYNVPTPGEVRAILQKSNSFTLERMESLKSGTLLNVDGHVAFFRAVHQNLLTYEFGAETINETFDLFKKKLQASPVYADPSNDRSLVVVAILKRNNV